The following proteins come from a genomic window of Candidatus Dormiibacterota bacterium:
- a CDS encoding co-chaperone GroES, which yields MKTTVRPLSDRILIKRVEPEHKMKGGIIIPDTAKEKPLEGKVVAVGAGRLDDNGKRIALEVKAGDRILVGKYTGTEVKIDDVEHVIVREEDILGIIS from the coding sequence ATGAAAACGACTGTCAGACCCCTGAGCGACCGGATCCTGATCAAGAGAGTCGAGCCCGAACACAAGATGAAGGGCGGCATCATCATCCCCGATACGGCCAAGGAGAAGCCGCTCGAGGGGAAGGTCGTGGCCGTCGGAGCAGGTCGTCTTGACGACAACGGCAAGCGGATCGCGCTGGAAGTCAAGGCCGGCGACCGCATCCTTGTCGGCAAGTACACCGGCACCGAGGTCAAGATCGACGACGTTGAGCACGTGATCGTCCGCGAAGAAGATATCCTCGGCATCATCAGCTGA